The genomic window CATCCGACATTGTGGAAATTGTCATTTACCGATATAATATAGAAAAATGGAAATAAGGACAAGGACGAGGGGAACGGGATGAGTTCGCTATTATGGATTCTTGAATCCGTCGAAAATGACAAATTTCCTTATAGACTTACCATTCAAAAGGACGGCAAAGAAGTTCTCTGCCTTCGGGTACAAAACCGCTGGCCGGGAGCCGGCAGTCAAATTTTTTGCCTGAAGGAATCGGAGGATTATTCCGATCCGGTGGAAGAAATCGAAAGAGTCCCGATAATATCTTTAAACCGCTATGGGAAGCGCTTTTCGATGGTTCTGAATAGGCCTGCCAACAAAAGGTGTGAATTTTTATTTTTAAAAAAGAAATATAAGACAAAAGAAGGGGAATACGAGCAGATATTCTGGAGAACCCAGCAGGGATTAAAAGAGAGAAAGCCCAGGGTGAAGCTTACCGCCAGAGGAGATGCCCGGATCCATGTCCTGATAGACATCAACGAAAAATACCCCTGGAAATTTCAAGAATGTGTCGTGGAAAGGAAAGCCCTCCCGGCAGGTGACTACGCTCTCTTGAGAGATGATGGGATTGCGGCGGTGGTGGAAAGGAAAACTTTCGAGAACCT from Biomaibacter acetigenes includes these protein-coding regions:
- a CDS encoding ERCC4 domain-containing protein; protein product: MSSLLWILESVENDKFPYRLTIQKDGKEVLCLRVQNRWPGAGSQIFCLKESEDYSDPVEEIERVPIISLNRYGKRFSMVLNRPANKRCEFLFLKKKYKTKEGEYEQIFWRTQQGLKERKPRVKLTARGDARIHVLIDINEKYPWKFQECVVERKALPAGDYALLRDDGIAAVVERKTFENLRSNFNDIAILHQKLGELEAYAHSAMVVEANYSDFLNPKKLTVYTPTYAAKVLAELSALHPGTKIVFAGNRKLANEWTLRFFQAIESHERDALPDRVAEIAEEYGGPSPDFKGGIYYDIREYILDESRNEFISAELKDKFPDAPESTVKRVLQDLKKEGLITSMGRGRKSRWIKV